The following coding sequences are from one Triticum aestivum cultivar Chinese Spring chromosome 5A, IWGSC CS RefSeq v2.1, whole genome shotgun sequence window:
- the LOC123101612 gene encoding glutathione S-transferase 1-like, translating into MVLHLELEVEDLEVGRGVVSFPAREDGRHHKMIRLGLGSGLACCAPGCGPVVVAELQLLAVPIHARAIIIVRWVYGGGARQQAAGGDGASGRQHQGLDRDLKSLRGVDVVSQPTESRAIARYILRKYRTPGSPDLLGENGGANGATMVDVWTEVEAQQYHPAISPVVFECIIFPVMRGAATDQKFVDESLERLRGVLGTYEERLSESRYLAGDSFSFADLNHFPFTFYFMATPYAALFDEYPRVKAWWEDLMARPSVKRVCANMPTKF; encoded by the exons ATGGTGTTGCACCTGGAGCTTGAGGTGGAAGACCTCGAGGTCGGCCGGGGAGTTGTCTCTTTCCCGGCGCGCGAAGACGGAAGGCACCATAAGATGATACGGTTGGGCTTGGGCTCGGGTTTGGCGTGTTGTGCTCCTGGTTGTGGACCTGTGGTGGTCGCCGAGCTGCAGCTCCTCGCGGTTCCCATCCACGCGCGAGCTATCATCATCGTCCGCTGGGTCTATGGTGGTGGCGCGAGGCAACAAGCGGCTGGAGGCGATGGCGCTAGCGGCCGGCA GCACCAAGGTCTGGACAGAGACCTGAAAAGTCTTCGAGGGGTGGACGTTGTGTCCCAACCAACAGAGTCGCGCGCGATCGCGAGGTACATCCTGCGCAAGTATAGGACGCCGGGGTCGCCGGACCTGCTGGGAGAGAACGGCGGCGCCAATGGGGCGACAATGGTGGACGTGTGGACGGAGGTGGAAGCGCAGCAGTACCACCCGGCCATCTCGCCCGTGGTGTTCGAGTGCATCATCTTCCCCGTCATGCGCGGCGCCGCCACGGACCAGAAGTTCGTCGACGAGAGCCTGGAGCGGCTGAGGGGGGTGCTGGGGACGTACGAGGAGCGGCTGTCCGAGAGCAGGTACCTGGCCGGGGACTCCTTCAGCTTCGCGGACCTCAACCACTTCCCCTTCACCTTCTActtcatggccaccccgtacgcGGCCCTCTTCGACGAGTACCCCAGGGTGAAGGCCTGGTGGGAGGACCTCATGGCCAGACCTTCGGTCAAGAGGGTCTGCGCCAATATGCCCACCAAGTTCTAG